Proteins encoded in a region of the Triplophysa rosa linkage group LG14, Trosa_1v2, whole genome shotgun sequence genome:
- the gmnc gene encoding geminin coiled-coil domain-containing protein 1, with amino-acid sequence MLSCQDLSFAGGQRYDCPYSASTSVDGSVDVSTATLVSLWDTGPLDNATRQHEPPRRDSMPVSEHRLGHHTWPDQLSPQLQRNKQLQDTLIQREEELARLQEENNKLKEFLNSSYVKSLEEKSKKLLSNCKDHDGLSHRKRAHSDFQNLSQLLHGAEGKRTCRNLSLEFCSAEELADTPPLDSWILETLGLQDENTVDPQQSFNSSMNDHNGSLICAPPKEDHYSTASIGNAVSPNADARCDYNSIIDSPCSLDTSSGYSTSQNLASEYTTLDPSALYTVTPTGSLVSSSPVMTPAQHFTPPRAASTPYRPHDVSPYYRTPGCESSSPPGGDSQIFSTPRMSRSRTDLAFSMSLSPQNSVKTHSFPQGQAFTRRDAQGGWKFTWVPKQCS; translated from the exons ATGCTGTCATGCCAAGATCTGAGCTTTGCAGGAGGGCAGCGCTACGACTGCCCGTACTCCGCCTCGACGTCAGTTGACGGCAGTGTTGACGTTTCCACGGCAACGCTCGTCTCCCTCTGGGACACCGGTCCCCTGGACAACGCTACCCGCCAGCACGAGCCACCGCGGCGGG ATTCAATGCCTGTGTCTGAGCATAGACTGGGACATCACACCTGGCCAGACCAACTGTCACCTCAGCTTCAACGAAACAAACAG CTTCAAGACACCCTAATTCAAAGAGAGGAGGAGCTGGCCAGACTTCAAGAAGAGAATAACAAACTCAAAGAGTTTTTGAACTCATCGTATGTGAAGTCTTTAGAGGAAAAAAGTAAG AAGCTTCTTTCAAACTGCAAGGATCACGATGGGTTGAGCCACCGAAAGAGAGCGCACAGTGATTTCCAGAACCTGAGCCAGTTGCTTCACGGTGCAGAGGGGAAGCGGACCTGTCGCAATCTTTCTTTAGAGTTCTGCTCTGCAGAGGAGCTGGCGGACACCCCACCTTTGGACTCGTGGATACTGGAGACACTAGGCCTGCAAGATGAAAACACAGTTGACCCACAGCAGAGTTTCAACAGCTCTATGAATGACCACAATGGCTCTCTCATCTGTGCGCCGCCTAAAGAGGACCATTACAGTACGGCATCTATAGGCAATGCAGTCAGCCCTAATGCTGATGCACGTTGTGATTACAATAGCATCATAGACTCACCCTGCAGTCTGGACACCTCTAGTGGCTACAGCACTTCCCAAAACCTAGCTTCAGAGTATACGACCCTTGACCCCTCAGCTCTGTACACTGTCACACCCACAGGGTCACTGGTCAGCTCTTCACCGGTGATGACACCTGCTCAACACTTCACCCCACCACGGGCAGCCTCAACTCCATATCGGCCCCACGACGTGAGCCCATATTACCGCACACCGGGCTGTGAGTCCTCCAGTCCACCAGGGGGTGACAGTCAGATTTTCTCCACACCTCGTATGTCCCGTAGCAGGACAGACTTAGCGTTTAGCATGTCGTTAAGTCCACAAAACAGCGTCAAGACGCACAGTTTTCCTCAAGGACAAGCTTTTACACGCAGAGATGCACAAGGAGGGTGGAAGTTCACCTGGGTGCCTAAACAATGTTCATAG
- the si:dkey-23k10.2 gene encoding NACHT, LRR and PYD domains-containing protein 12 has product MDEAEAIKDGDLFARSRSMSPVASCLSMKTNSSIDHLTYLDERMTTGNSKQVRSVSLIHSTVSMKSNASIERPPNIYGEMPPGGKSDFVNIAGSFGSSRSPSTEKWGNMVSHPSTCESEPAVLEKFKSNMKVKFQCLHEGTAHQGNPTLLNDIYTKVYITEDRGGEINNEHEIRQIEAASRRPSTEDRPINCNDIFKPSSEQDKPIRTVMTKGVAGIGKTVSVQKFILDWAEAKENQDVRLIFPLPFRELNLMKNKTLSLLHLLHLFFPETEELDISGDKYKVLFIFDGLDECRVSLDFHSSVRLRDVNESASVGVMLTNLIAGNLLPSALIWITSRPAAADLIPSDCVHRVTEVRGFTDPQKEVYFRKRISDPILSNKIISHLKSSRSLYIMCHIPVFCWISATVLERMLSEAESDEEIPTTLTQMYTHFLIIQTNIKHQKDYEKKGKDEEMILKLGKLAFEQLEKGNLIFYQEDLMECGIDVAEASVYSGLCTQIFREEFGLYLRNMYCFVHLTMQEHLAALYVYLSFINKNTNVFDRNTTACSDLSDMLTIAVDKTLDSENGHLDLFLRFLLGLSLTSNQALLGLLTQTEISFQCTEKTAEYIKRKIMENPSPERSINLFHCLNELGDHSLVKEVQHFLTSGAIRGTQLSASQWSAVAFVLLTSEQMDVFHMSKYARMCSDIDEVLVRLLPVIEASRTAHLHYCILSAKCCSALASALSSKISCLRELNLNGNGLHDEGATDVFCGLGSLHCRLEILRLANCKLTERSCGALASALKSTSSSLKELNLSWNNLQDDGVNLLAAGLENSHCKLEILKLQKCGFTESGCAALNSALNSNPSHMRELHLNRNDLGDRGMTLLSGALENPRCKLATLCMIRCGITAEGCGALASALRSNPSHLTRLNLSENHLADAGLTSISAWWMSPDCKLEALRLMYCGITREGCAALRVNPSHLRHLNLSGNNLGDSGVKLLFAGLVNLHCKLEILKLMYCGVTDEGCAALASVMKSNTTDLKELYLDKNELGDSGVKLLSAALENSHCKLELLKLWDCGITDEGCVALASALTSNPSHLRNLYVFGNNLGLSGVKLLSALIDDPHNTLETFDLY; this is encoded by the exons ATGGATGAAGCGGAAGCTATAAAAGATGGAGATTTATTTGCAAGAAGCAG GTCAATGTCTCCAGTGGCCAGCTGCTTGTCCATGAAAACCAACAGCTCTATTGATCATCTTACATACCTAGATGAAAGAATGACAACTGGAAACAG TAAGCAAGTAAGGTCTGTGTCACTCATACACAGCACTGTGTCCATGAAGAGTAATGCTTCGATTGAACGGCCTCCAAACATCTATGGTGAAATGCCACCTGGAGGAAAATCAGACTTTGTAAATATCGCGGGGTCCTTCGGGAGTAGCCGGTCACCTAGCACAGAGAAATGGGGAAACATGGTATCACATCCAAG CACTTGTGAATCTGAACCTGCTGTTCTTGAGAAATTCAAATCAAACATGAAAGTCAAGTTCCAATGTCTGCATGAGGGAACAGCCCATCAGGGAAACCCAACACTCCTCAATGACATCTACACAAAGGTTTACATCACAGAGGATAGAGGCGGAGAGATCAATAACGAACATGAGATCAGACAGATTGAAGCAGCATCCAGGAGACCATCAACAGAGGACAGACCCATCAACTGCAATGACATCTTTAAACCTTCCTCCGAACAAGACAAACCCATCAGAACTGTGATGACGAAGGGAGTCGCTGGCATTGGAAAAACAGTCTCTGTGCAGAAGTTCATTCTGGATTGGGCTGAAGCGAAAGAGAATCAGGACGTCCGCCTCATATTTCCACTTCCTTTCAGAGAGCTCAATCTGATGAAGAACAAAACACTCAGTCTTTTACATCTCCTTCATCTTTTCTTCCCAGAGACCGAAGAATTGGACATAAGCGGTGATAAATATAAAGTGTTGTTCATCTTTGATGGTTTGGATGAGTGTCGTGTGTCTCTGGATTTTCACAGCAGCGTGAGGTTGCGTGATGTCAATGAATCGGCCTCAGTGGGCGTGATGCTGACAAACCTCATCGCGGGGAATCTGCTTCCCTCGGCTCTCATCTGGATCACCTCCAGACCGGCAGCAGCTGATCTCATCCCCTCTGACTGTGTCCATCGAGTCACAGAGGTACGAGGCTTCACTGACCCACAGAAGGAGGTATACTTCAGAAAGAGAATAAGTGATCCCATCCTATCCAACAAAATCATCTCGCATCTAAAGTCATCGAGGAGTCTGTACATCATGTGTCACATCCCAGTGTTCTGCTGGATTTCTGCCACTGTTCTAGAGAGAATGTTGAGCGAAGCTGAGAGTGATGAAGAGATCCCCACGACTCTAACTCAAATGTACACACACTTCCTGATCATTCAGACGAATATCAAACATCAGAAGGACTATGAGAAGAAAGGGAAAGATGAGGAGATGATTCTCAAACTTGGAAAACTGGCGTTTGAGCAGCTTGAGAAAGGGAATTTGATCTTCTATCAAGAAGATCTGATGGAGTGTGGCATTGATGTTGCAGAAGCATCTGTGTACTCGGGATTGTGCACTCAGATCTTCAGAGAAGAGTTTGGCCTGTACTTGAGGAACATGTACTGCTTTGTTCATCTGACCATGCAGGAACATCTTGCAGCGCTATACGTGTACCTCTCCTTTatcaacaaaaatacaaatgtttttgatCGAAACACCACAGCATGCTCAGATCTGTCTGACATGCTTACGATCGCTGTTGATAAAACCCTAGACAGTGAAAATGGACATCTGGATCTTTTCCTCCGGTTTCTTCTGGGCCTTTCTTTGACGTCCAATCAGGCTCTCTTAGGCCTGCTGACACAGACCGAAATCAGCTTCCAGTGCACAGAGAAAACAGCTGAATACATCAAACGCAAGATCATGGAGAATCCGTCTCCTGAGAGGTCCATCAACCTGTTCCACTGCCTGAATGAACTCGGTGACCATTCTCTGGTCAAGGAAGTTCAACATTTTCTTACTTCTGGGGCAATAAGAGGAACTCAACTTTCAGCCTCACAGTGGTCGGCTGTGGCCTTTGTGCTGCTGACCTCAGAACAGATGGATGTGTTTCACATGAGCAAGTATGCCAGAATGTGCAGTGATATCGATGAAGTTCTTGTGAGGCTGCTGCCTGTGATCGAGGCATCTAGAACGGCTCA TCTTCATTACTGCATACTGTCAGCCAAATGTTGTTCAGCTCTGGCCTCCGCTCTCAGCTCAAAGATCTCATGCCTGAGAGAGCTGAACTTAAATGGAAATGGACTTCACGATGAAGGAGCGACAGATGTTTTTTGTGGTCTGGGGAGTCTTCATTGTAGATTGGAGATACTACG GCTTGCAAACTGTAAACTGACAGAGAGAAGCTGCGGTGCTCTGGCCTCCGCACTTAAATCAACATCCTCCAGTCTGAAAGAGCTCAACCTGAGCTGGAATAACCTGCAGGATGATGGAGTGAATCTGCTCGCGGCTGGACTGGAGAATTCACACTGCAAACTGGAGATACTGAA GTTACAGAAGTGTGGTTTCACTGAATCAGGTTGTGCTGCTCTGAACTCGGCTTTAAATTCTAATCCTTCCCATATGAGAGAACTACATTTGAATAGAAATGATCTTGGAGACAGAGGCATGACGCTGCTCTCTGGTGCACTGGAGAACCCACGCTGTAAACTAGCGACACTATG TATGATAAGATGTGGCATCACAGCCGAAGGTTGTGGCGCTCTGGCGtcagctctgagatcaaacccaTCACACCTGACACGGCTGAATCTGTCTGAGAACCATCTTGCAGATGCAGGATTGACAAGCATCTCTGCTTGGTGGATGAGTCCTGACTGTAAACTAGAAGCGTTGAG ACTGATGTACTGTGGCATCACACGTGAAGGTTGCGCCGCTCTGAGAGTCAACCCCTCACACCTGAGACATCTGAATCTGTCTGGAAATAATCTAGGAGATTCAGGCGTAAAACTGCTCTTTGCTGGACTGGTGAATCTTCACTGTAAACTTGAGATACTAAA GCTGATGTATTGTGGAGTCACTGACGAAGGTTGTGCCGCTCTGGCTTCCGTTAtgaaatcaaacacaacagatcTAAAGGAACTCTATCTGGATAAGAATGAACTAGGAGACTCTGGAGTAAAACTGCTCTCTGCTGCGTTGGAGAATTCACACTGTAAACTGGAGTTACTGAA GCTGTGGGATTGTGGTATTACAGATGAAGGTTGTGTTGCTCTGGCTTCAGCTCTAACGTCAAACCCCTCGCACCTAAGAAACCTCTATGTGTTTGGGAATAATCTCGGACTGTCGGGAGTGAAGCTGCTATCTGCACTAATAGATGATCCACATAATACACTGGAGACTTTTGA TTTGTACTAG